The Campylobacter concisus genome has a window encoding:
- a CDS encoding MmcQ/YjbR family DNA-binding protein, which yields MKRSDVEKYVKEKFDVLGEQLFPKYPKSSVFRHKKNKKWFALLMQLSASKLGLESDEVIEVLNLKCSPDLAMVLVDERQIFKAYHMNKKHWISVNLNSKISQKTLFDLIEESFSLSK from the coding sequence TTGAAACGAAGCGACGTTGAAAAATATGTAAAAGAGAAATTTGATGTTTTGGGTGAGCAACTTTTCCCAAAGTATCCAAAATCTAGTGTCTTTCGTCACAAGAAAAACAAGAAGTGGTTTGCGCTACTTATGCAGCTAAGCGCTAGCAAGCTAGGTCTTGAAAGTGACGAAGTGATAGAGGTTTTAAATCTAAAATGCAGCCCAGATCTAGCCATGGTACTAGTTGATGAGCGGCAAATTTTTAAAGCCTATCACATGAATAAAAAGCACTGGATAAGCGTAAATTTAAACTCCAAAATCTCACAAAAAACACTTTTTGACCTGATAGAAGAGAGCTTTAGCTTAAGCAAATAA